The nucleotide sequence CGATAAAACGCGCTATTATCACCTACAAAGATAAAAACCTCTGGACGCAGATCCAGAAACGGGGCATGACTGCTGATTTCAGCTGGGAAGCCTCCGCCCGCAAATATCTGGAAATCTACAAACGGGCAATGGATAAGGAAATGGCCACAAACGTCCACACACCGGATTTTTTATAGAACGAGCAAGCCGGACACGGCCATGTCGTGTCCGGCAATGTTGATCGCGGACAGATTGATCAATATAATATAATTTATGTCAGACTGAACAAGCCGACCTATTAATTGTTGTAGTTTATGTATTTAGAATCTCATCAGGAGGTGAGTGAATTGTTCGCGTGGTCAGTGGTAATTTTTCTGCTTATGGTGGTTTCAGCCTTTATCGGTTTTACCGATGTCTCGACCCCGTTGGCCGGATTTGCCAAGGTGATGTTTTTCATCTTTTTTATGATGTTTTTTGTCATGCTGGTGATAGGGATCACCCGCAGTTCGCCCAAAGCTAAAAAAGAAGATTAATCGTCAATTGTCCGGCAAATAAGAGAACTGCTTCGTGTTAAAGCAGATCAGAACAACTACTCACCGCGAAGCTTTTCATCATCTGCATGCTTCAAAAGTTCTTTGGCCTCGGCAGCATCCTTAACCCTTACCATTACACAAGGCCGTCCGACATTGGCAGTCATAGTCGGAAGCATTCCGCCGGCATCATCAGCCCTGAGCATGACATCGATTCCATGGGCTTCGAGATACGCTTTAACCAGTTCAGCCTGGGTGCGTTCGTCAAAAATTCGCAGACATACCAGTTCTTCAGAATCATCCATTGTAAACTCCTTAAAAGGGGGCAAAAAAAGAGGCGGCTTCCGGATTCGAACCGGAGAATAGAGGTTTTGCAGACCTCCGCCTTACCACTTGGCTAAGCCGCCCAATAAAATGGAGCGGGAAACCGGACTCGAACCGGCGACAATCACGTTGGCAACGTGAGGCTCTACCAACTGAGCTATTCCCGCCCGCTAATCTGGCAATAATATATCGGCAATTTCAAGGTTGTCAACAGATTTCACCTTAAATTTTTATAATATTATGCCCGGCATAGGTTTGCGATGATAAAAATGTGAGCGAAGATGAAATCGCGGATTTATTTGTCGGTCTTTTTTTGATCGATGTCAAAAATTCTCTTTTTGGGCAATAAACTCTTCTGGCCAAACAGATTAATCTTGACTTTATGATTCCGATTTATAACTTCAATATTTTAATTCAACTTAAAGCAGGGATTTTTTTAAAATGAGATGGAGTCAGTTATTCATACCTACGTTGCGAGAGGATCCGGCCGAGGCCGAGCTGATTTCGCATAAATTACTGGTGCGCGCCGGTTATATTCGCAAAGTGGCCGCCGGTGTGTACAATTATCTGCCTTTGATGCAGATGGTGCTCGATAATATATCACGTATAGTGCGCGAAGAGATGAACCGCCAGGGAGCGGTCGAAATCCTGATGCCGGTTTTGGTGCCGTCTGAACTGTGGAAAGAGTCGGGTCGCTGGGAATCCTTCGGCAAGGAGCTGATGACCATGAAGGACCGCCACGAGCATGACCTGATCCTGGGTGGAACGCATGAAGAAGTGGTCACCGACATTGTGCGCAAAGATGTTCGTTCCTATCGCCAGTTGCCGATCATTTTGTACCAGATTCAGAATAAATTCCGCGATGAAATCCGGCCCAGATTTGGCCTGATGAGAGGTCGGGAGTTCATTATGAAAGATGCCTACTCATTCGACCGTGATGAAGAAGGTCATAAAGTCAGCTACCAGAAAATGTGTGACGCCTATTTCGAGATATTCACGCGCTGTGGCCTGGAAACAGTTATGGTGCAGTCGGATACCGGTGCAATGGGCGGGCGGATGGCTCATGAGTTCATGGTTATTGTCGATACCGAGGGAGGCGAGGATACACTGCTTTTGTGTGAGAACTGTGATTACGCTTCCAACCTCGAGAAAGCGACTTCCATTGCTGAGGAATTCAACTACGATGATGACGAGAAGGAACATGAGGAAGTCGACACTCCCAATGCAGGTACGGTTGAGGAAGTTACCGGATTTCTGGGTGTAAAGCCCCAGCAATTGGTCAAGACCCTGTTATATAAGGCCGATCAGCAGGTCGTGGCCGCCCTCATCCGCGGTGACCGTGATCTCAATGAAGTCAAGTTGAAAAACTACCTGAAATGTATCGAACTAGAAATCGCTGACGCTCCCACAGTAGAGCGGGTGACCGGTGCCCCGGTTGGATTTGCCGGGCCGGTTGGTTTGGAAGGTGTAAAGATCGTGGCTGACCCGGAAGTGATGAAAATGAAGAATTTTGTAGTCGGCGCCAACCAGGCTGATAAGCATATGGTGAACGTCAATGTACGCCGTGATTTCCATGTCGATTCCGTGGTCGATATCAGGAATGCCGTGGCCGGTGAGATCTGCCCCTCATGCAGCAAAGGGCGTCTGGCGGCCAAGCGGGGGATCGAGGTCGGCAATACCTTCAACCTCGGGGTCAAGTATTCTGATTCGATGAACTGTAAGTTCCTCGATGAAAACGGCAAGGAAAAGGTGATGATCATGGGATCCTATGGTATCGGCGTTACCCGTACGGCCCAGGCCGCGGTGGAGCGTTTCAACGATGATAACGGGATCATCTGGCCCCGGGCAATTGCGCCTTTCGATGTTCTTATTGTGCCTCTCAATTTTGATGATAAGGCCCAGCGTGAGGCGGCCCTCGAACTCTACGACAAGTGCCGGAAAACAAATATTCGCGCGCTTCTGGACGACCGCAAGGAACGCGCCGGGGTAAAGCTCAATGATGCCGATTTGATCGGTATTCCGCTTCGCATGACTATCGGGGCCAAGTCTCTCAAGGAGGGCAAAATCGAGTTCAAGGCCCGCGGTGACAGCGAAGTTAAACTGGTCGACCAGACCCAGGCTGTCTGGACGGCGGAGGATATCTTGAGCGAGCTTTGAACACGAAATATTTTTGTTGCGTAAGCGTAATTATTCTTATATAATGACCTGTTTAGAGTGGGAACTTCCCACTCTTTTGATTATACATATATTGGTATGTTGATTAGTGAAGAGAAATTACAGGAAATGATCCGCGGGGAAGTTCAGGATGCTAACCTGGTCTTTGTCGAGATGCAGTTGGTGCGTCACAAGGGCAGTACGATTTTACGGGTCTTCGCTGACAAGCCGGGCGGGATCACAGTCGATGACTGCGCGCGACTGTCGCGCAGGCTGGAGCTTGTGCTGGATAATGAGGAAGTCTTCGACAAGCGTTACCTGCTCGAAGTTTCCTCGCCGGGACTGGATCGTCCCCTGACTACAGAGCAGGATTTCAGCCTTAAAGTCGGCGAAACTATCCGGCTCAATTATACCGATGATGTTGGCGACAGACAGCAACTGGTCGGGAAGATCATAACTGCGGGTGATAATCTTGTTAAGCTTGAAACCGATAGCGGCCAGGTGGAAAAGAGCCTGGATAATATAGTTCAGGGAAAAATCATTCTCTAAAGGAGCGGCCGAGTGAATTACGATATAATGGAATCATTGTCCCAGATCGCGCGTGAAAAAAATATCGAGCTCGAGTATGTCATCGAGACCCTCGAGAGCGCTCTGGTACAGGCGGCCAAAAAGAAATTCGGCGATCATGAAAATATCTACGCCAAAGTCGACCAGTCCTCGGGCGAAATCAATGTCTACAAGGTCATGACGGTAGTCAGCAAAGTTGTCAATAAAGACATGGAAATTTCGCTCAAAGAAGCCCAGGAAATTGACGAGGAGGCTGAACCGGGGGATGAGGTCGATGTTTATATCGGATTCGAGGAGTTCGGACGCAACGCCATAGCCCTGGCAAAACAGCTCATGA is from Candidatus Zixiibacteriota bacterium and encodes:
- a CDS encoding DUF1328 domain-containing protein, coding for MFAWSVVIFLLMVVSAFIGFTDVSTPLAGFAKVMFFIFFMMFFVMLVIGITRSSPKAKKED
- a CDS encoding proline--tRNA ligase — its product is MRWSQLFIPTLREDPAEAELISHKLLVRAGYIRKVAAGVYNYLPLMQMVLDNISRIVREEMNRQGAVEILMPVLVPSELWKESGRWESFGKELMTMKDRHEHDLILGGTHEEVVTDIVRKDVRSYRQLPIILYQIQNKFRDEIRPRFGLMRGREFIMKDAYSFDRDEEGHKVSYQKMCDAYFEIFTRCGLETVMVQSDTGAMGGRMAHEFMVIVDTEGGEDTLLLCENCDYASNLEKATSIAEEFNYDDDEKEHEEVDTPNAGTVEEVTGFLGVKPQQLVKTLLYKADQQVVAALIRGDRDLNEVKLKNYLKCIELEIADAPTVERVTGAPVGFAGPVGLEGVKIVADPEVMKMKNFVVGANQADKHMVNVNVRRDFHVDSVVDIRNAVAGEICPSCSKGRLAAKRGIEVGNTFNLGVKYSDSMNCKFLDENGKEKVMIMGSYGIGVTRTAQAAVERFNDDNGIIWPRAIAPFDVLIVPLNFDDKAQREAALELYDKCRKTNIRALLDDRKERAGVKLNDADLIGIPLRMTIGAKSLKEGKIEFKARGDSEVKLVDQTQAVWTAEDILSEL
- a CDS encoding ribosome maturation factor RimP; this translates as MLISEEKLQEMIRGEVQDANLVFVEMQLVRHKGSTILRVFADKPGGITVDDCARLSRRLELVLDNEEVFDKRYLLEVSSPGLDRPLTTEQDFSLKVGETIRLNYTDDVGDRQQLVGKIITAGDNLVKLETDSGQVEKSLDNIVQGKIIL